One region of Demequina sp. TMPB413 genomic DNA includes:
- a CDS encoding IS256 family transposase — protein sequence MTAPHIVDPARVLGNLLSDASPDMMRQLLQTMINALLSADADAVIGAEWGQASLERTAQRNGYRHRPLDTRAGTIDVAVPKLRSGTYFPDWLLERRKRAESALVTVVADCYLAGVSTRRMDKLVKTLGIDGLSKSQVSRMAEELDEHVAAFRHRPLGEAGPFTFVAADALTMKVREAGRVINAVCLVATGVNGDGHREVLGLQVATSETKAAWNMFFADLVARGLGGVRLITSDAHAGLVEAIAANLPEAVWQRCRTHYAANLMAITPKAMWPAVKAMLHSVYDQPDGPAVHAQFDRLLDYVSERLPAVAEHLEGAREDLLAFTGFPKDVWSQIWSNNPAERLNKEIRRRTDAVGIFPNREAIIRLVGAVLAEQTDEWTESKRYLGLEILARCRLTTVPNRNPGEVDTEPLALTA from the coding sequence ATGACCGCACCTCATATTGTCGACCCCGCCCGCGTGTTGGGCAACCTGCTTTCGGACGCTTCGCCGGACATGATGCGTCAGTTGTTGCAGACCATGATCAACGCGTTGCTCAGCGCTGACGCGGACGCCGTGATCGGTGCCGAGTGGGGTCAGGCCTCACTGGAGCGGACCGCGCAGCGCAATGGGTATCGTCACCGCCCGCTGGACACGAGGGCCGGCACGATCGACGTGGCGGTCCCGAAACTGCGTTCTGGCACCTACTTCCCCGATTGGCTCCTGGAGAGGCGCAAACGGGCCGAGTCCGCGTTGGTCACCGTGGTCGCTGACTGCTACCTCGCAGGCGTCTCCACGAGACGGATGGACAAACTGGTCAAGACTCTCGGCATCGACGGGCTATCGAAGTCCCAGGTGTCACGCATGGCTGAGGAACTCGATGAGCACGTCGCCGCATTCAGACACCGCCCCCTGGGTGAAGCCGGTCCGTTCACGTTCGTGGCCGCAGACGCCCTGACCATGAAGGTCCGTGAAGCAGGACGGGTGATCAATGCCGTCTGCCTCGTCGCCACGGGCGTCAACGGTGACGGTCACCGCGAGGTCTTGGGTCTGCAGGTCGCCACCAGTGAGACCAAAGCGGCGTGGAACATGTTCTTCGCGGACCTCGTGGCCCGTGGCCTTGGTGGAGTGCGCCTGATCACCTCTGATGCTCACGCAGGGCTCGTGGAAGCGATCGCAGCGAACCTTCCAGAAGCTGTCTGGCAACGCTGCCGCACCCATTACGCCGCAAACCTGATGGCCATCACACCCAAAGCGATGTGGCCAGCCGTGAAGGCCATGCTCCACAGCGTCTATGACCAACCCGACGGGCCCGCAGTGCACGCCCAGTTCGACCGCTTGCTTGACTACGTCAGCGAGCGTCTGCCCGCTGTTGCCGAGCACCTCGAGGGTGCCCGGGAGGACCTGCTCGCGTTCACAGGTTTCCCCAAGGACGTCTGGTCCCAGATCTGGTCCAACAACCCCGCCGAGCGCCTGAATAAGGAAATCCGACGGCGCACTGACGCCGTCGGCATCTTCCCCAACCGCGAAGCGATCATCCGCCTCGTCGGAGCCGTCCTCGCCGAGCAGACCGACGAGTGGACCGAGTCGAAACGCTACCTTGGACTCGAGATCCTGGCCCGCTGCCGACTCACCACCGTCCCCAACCGCAACCCCGGGGAGGTGGACACCGAACCCCTCGCCCTCACCGCCTGA
- the rplS gene encoding 50S ribosomal protein L19, whose amino-acid sequence MHKLDGVTASQLREDIPAFRAGDTLKVHVKVVEGTRSRVQVFQGIVIARQGSGVGETFTVRKVSFGVGVERMFPLHAPTIDKIEVDRRGDVRRAKLYYLRGLRGKAARIREKREN is encoded by the coding sequence ATGCACAAGCTTGACGGCGTTACCGCAAGCCAGCTTCGTGAAGACATTCCGGCGTTCCGCGCCGGTGACACGCTCAAGGTTCACGTCAAGGTCGTCGAGGGCACGCGCTCTCGCGTCCAGGTGTTCCAGGGCATCGTGATCGCACGCCAGGGTTCTGGCGTCGGCGAGACCTTCACGGTGCGCAAGGTTTCCTTCGGAGTGGGTGTGGAGCGCATGTTCCCCCTGCACGCCCCGACCATCGACAAGATCGAGGTCGACCGCCGCGGCGACGTTCGCCGCGCCAAGTTGTACTACCTGCGCGGACTGCGCGGTAAGGCTGCTCGCATCCGCGAGAAGCGCGAGAACTGA
- a CDS encoding ribonuclease HII, translating to MAVTLDHETAHWDAGMRLVAGIDEVGRGALAGPVTVGVAVLERCSTWPAGLADSKELSRTARETLDAVLGHFGVGRAVGHASPGEIDAHGIVAALRLAGHRALATLEADGVVPDAILLDGTHDWLTPPAVDLFAASAPVIEGAGSLAPVTMVTKGDSLCASIAAASIIAKVERDQIMRDAHHAHPEYGWDGNKGYGAARHLDALRGLGPSPLHRVSWKLPERAATAS from the coding sequence ATGGCAGTCACTCTTGATCATGAGACCGCCCACTGGGACGCAGGCATGCGCTTGGTTGCTGGCATCGACGAGGTCGGCAGGGGCGCACTCGCAGGTCCAGTGACGGTGGGCGTCGCCGTCCTCGAACGCTGCTCGACGTGGCCAGCTGGCCTAGCGGACTCCAAGGAACTCAGCCGCACGGCGCGAGAGACGCTCGATGCCGTGCTCGGCCACTTTGGCGTCGGCCGGGCAGTCGGCCACGCGAGCCCTGGCGAGATCGACGCTCACGGGATTGTCGCTGCGCTCCGGCTCGCGGGTCACCGCGCTCTCGCCACGCTTGAGGCCGACGGCGTCGTCCCCGACGCGATCCTTCTCGACGGCACTCACGATTGGTTGACCCCTCCAGCAGTTGATCTCTTCGCAGCCAGCGCCCCAGTGATCGAGGGAGCAGGGAGCCTTGCTCCCGTCACGATGGTGACGAAGGGCGACTCGCTGTGCGCCTCCATCGCCGCAGCCTCGATCATCGCCAAGGTGGAACGCGATCAGATCATGCGCGACGCCCACCACGCACATCCGGAGTACGGGTGGGACGGCAACAAGGGATATGGCGCGGCGCGTCACCTTGATGCGCTCAGGGGGCTCGGGCCGAGCCCGCTACACAGGGTGTCGTGGAAGCTCCCGGAGCGGGCCGCGACGGCGTCCTAG
- a CDS encoding TIM-barrel domain-containing protein — translation MMIRHSPLGSGHPYSPDTDQRWPVLPVAGEALRIGSRTTADVSAVTLHLTETRADGSRSTREIPCAPVARSSRGQQVDGGHLASAQAKLARKADGWEASIDVAADAVALTYRLSATDGETTRRTSASSTEVARWSDASEGLIRVEGKHGVVAGSVKALRTATHIAKVRFALPLADGEHVAGFGERFDRLDHRGTSLDSVVFEQYKSQGQLRRTYMPMPFAHVVGGVGWGFHVDTSRRVWFDVGESEPSLLIVEAETASPADADVALTLRTFDGSPTRVLDAFLEGVGRPEELPEWVLRLWASGNEWNTQSEVERQAALHAQHDIPVGSIVIEAWSDESTFTAWRDAKYEPREDGGPLRLEDFTFPADGAWPDPKAMVDGLHAQDTRLLLWQIPLIKMRPHPHGQTQHDADAAIREGHVIRAKHADGSLRPYRNRGWWFPLSLMPDLSDEEAARWWTEKRRYLVDQMGIDGFKTDGSEHAWGADLVYVDGRSGAEANNLNPVAYAKAYGDLMRRCGKAPVTFSRAGFTGSQAHGAFWAGDENSTWDAFRWSMWAGLNAAASGIVYWGWDIAGFSGPVPDAELYVRAFAASAFVPIMQYHSEFNHHRTPSRDRTPWNIAEQTGEPSVIDEVREIVALRERLLPYIAEQARAAVETSRPLMRPLFFDYGDDEHVWSAPPEWTLGDDILVAPVLAPGDDWDVYVPRGDWRDAWTGDTVRGGKTLATRTPRHRIPVYVRESAWDRLGSTFGK, via the coding sequence ATGATGATCAGGCACAGCCCACTGGGCTCAGGGCACCCGTACTCCCCCGACACTGACCAGCGCTGGCCGGTGCTCCCCGTGGCTGGCGAGGCGCTTCGCATCGGCTCACGCACGACCGCCGACGTCAGCGCCGTCACGCTCCACCTCACCGAGACGCGTGCTGACGGCTCCCGCTCCACACGAGAGATTCCTTGCGCGCCAGTGGCACGGTCTTCTCGCGGCCAGCAGGTCGACGGCGGTCATCTCGCGTCGGCGCAAGCCAAGCTCGCGCGCAAGGCCGATGGCTGGGAGGCCAGCATAGACGTCGCCGCCGACGCGGTGGCGTTGACGTACCGACTCAGCGCAACAGATGGCGAAACAACCCGCCGCACGAGCGCCTCCTCCACCGAGGTGGCGCGTTGGAGCGATGCCTCCGAAGGCTTGATCCGCGTCGAAGGCAAGCACGGCGTCGTCGCCGGTTCCGTCAAGGCGCTGCGAACCGCGACCCACATTGCCAAGGTGCGTTTCGCACTGCCTTTGGCCGACGGCGAGCACGTTGCAGGCTTCGGAGAGCGCTTTGATCGCCTCGATCACCGTGGCACGAGCCTCGATTCCGTGGTGTTCGAGCAGTACAAGTCCCAAGGCCAGCTGCGCCGCACCTACATGCCGATGCCTTTTGCCCACGTTGTGGGCGGCGTCGGGTGGGGGTTCCATGTCGACACGTCTCGCAGGGTCTGGTTCGACGTGGGCGAATCCGAACCGTCCCTGCTGATCGTCGAGGCGGAGACGGCCTCGCCTGCAGACGCGGACGTGGCGCTGACGCTCCGGACGTTTGACGGTTCCCCCACACGGGTCCTTGACGCGTTCCTCGAGGGCGTTGGCCGCCCAGAGGAGCTGCCCGAGTGGGTGCTGCGCTTGTGGGCCAGCGGCAACGAGTGGAACACCCAGTCGGAAGTGGAACGCCAAGCGGCTTTGCACGCGCAGCACGACATCCCGGTCGGCTCCATCGTGATCGAAGCGTGGAGCGACGAGAGCACCTTCACCGCGTGGCGTGACGCGAAATACGAGCCTCGCGAAGACGGTGGCCCCTTACGCCTCGAGGACTTCACGTTCCCCGCCGACGGGGCCTGGCCCGATCCCAAGGCCATGGTCGACGGGCTGCACGCTCAAGACACGCGACTGCTGCTGTGGCAGATTCCGCTCATCAAGATGAGGCCCCACCCCCACGGCCAGACGCAACACGACGCCGACGCCGCCATCAGGGAAGGCCACGTCATCAGGGCCAAGCATGCCGATGGCTCTCTGCGCCCTTATCGCAACCGCGGCTGGTGGTTCCCGCTGAGCCTCATGCCAGATCTGTCTGACGAAGAGGCCGCTCGCTGGTGGACCGAGAAGCGCCGCTACCTCGTGGATCAGATGGGCATCGACGGTTTCAAGACTGATGGCTCCGAGCACGCGTGGGGCGCCGACCTTGTGTACGTCGACGGCCGTTCTGGTGCGGAGGCGAATAACCTCAATCCGGTCGCCTACGCCAAGGCCTACGGCGACCTCATGCGGCGTTGCGGCAAGGCCCCTGTCACGTTCTCGCGCGCGGGCTTCACCGGTTCACAGGCGCACGGCGCCTTTTGGGCGGGCGACGAAAACTCGACGTGGGACGCGTTCAGGTGGTCGATGTGGGCGGGCCTCAATGCCGCCGCTTCCGGCATCGTCTACTGGGGCTGGGATATAGCTGGCTTCTCTGGGCCTGTTCCCGACGCTGAGCTCTACGTGCGCGCGTTTGCCGCGAGCGCCTTCGTCCCGATCATGCAATACCACTCGGAGTTCAACCACCACCGCACCCCATCGCGGGACCGCACCCCGTGGAACATCGCCGAGCAGACAGGCGAGCCGTCCGTGATTGACGAGGTGCGCGAGATTGTGGCGCTACGCGAGAGGCTGCTGCCCTACATCGCCGAGCAGGCACGCGCGGCGGTCGAGACGTCTCGCCCTCTCATGCGACCGCTGTTCTTCGACTACGGCGACGACGAGCACGTGTGGTCGGCACCCCCAGAGTGGACGCTTGGCGATGACATCCTGGTCGCCCCGGTGTTGGCGCCTGGCGATGATTGGGACGTGTACGTGCCGCGCGGTGATTGGCGGGACGCCTGGACCGGCGATACGGTTCGGGGCGGAAAGACCCTCGCCACCCGCACGCCGCGGCACCGGATTCCCGTGTATGTGCGGGAATCGGCGTGGGATCGCCTGGGATCAACATTTGGGAAGTAG
- the rimM gene encoding ribosome maturation factor RimM (Essential for efficient processing of 16S rRNA), with the protein MKVTVARIGRAHGLKGEVTVELRTDIPEERLKPGATLETEPAVAGPLTIVSTRIQSDRWYLRIEDIDTREAADSLRGVELVVEADEDEEDGAWYVHELVGLRAERPDGTLVGEVVDLMDMPAQDLLVVKEPSGHRAMIPFVEEFVPEVDIDGGRVIVTPPYGLLAGEEQVDTGETH; encoded by the coding sequence ATGAAGGTGACTGTTGCGCGCATCGGCCGCGCCCATGGACTGAAGGGCGAGGTGACGGTCGAACTAAGGACCGACATCCCCGAGGAACGGCTGAAGCCGGGAGCGACGCTCGAGACAGAGCCTGCTGTCGCTGGCCCCCTCACGATTGTCTCGACGCGCATTCAGTCGGACAGGTGGTACCTCAGGATCGAAGACATCGACACCCGTGAGGCCGCGGACTCGCTTCGCGGCGTCGAACTCGTTGTCGAGGCCGACGAAGACGAGGAGGACGGAGCCTGGTACGTCCACGAACTCGTGGGGCTCAGGGCCGAGCGGCCCGACGGCACTCTCGTGGGCGAGGTGGTCGACCTGATGGACATGCCCGCCCAAGACCTGCTCGTGGTCAAGGAGCCCTCTGGTCATCGCGCCATGATTCCGTTTGTTGAGGAGTTCGTTCCCGAGGTAGACATCGACGGCGGTCGGGTGATCGTCACGCCGCCCTATGGGCTGCTCGCAGGCGAGGAGCAAGTGGACACGGGGGAGACGCACTAG
- a CDS encoding glycoside hydrolase family 15 protein, which yields MTPAEPSSDRALLDHSRALIRSLQTREGAYPASPSFSAYKGFCWFRDGAFIADGMSAAGEVDSVDAFFAWCASVVRRYGDNIRAAVDGAAAGAPLADADMLPARFTFDGGRDGGDDWWDFQLDGFGTWLWALDAHAKRHGSDIRPHADAVALTVDYLISSWDRPCFDWWEEHDEQIHISTLGCVGAGLEAAARMGVLDAARTEAAASAADAIRHVILSQGVVDGHLVKWIGTTAVDASLTALISPLGFIPADHPVARSTVDAVESELAVDDGVHRFAADTFYGGGQWPLLSCFVGLARFALGDADKAAAYFDWAVSTATPSLDLPEQVDRHLLAPERRQEWIDKWGEVATPLLWSHAMVLRLAKELDR from the coding sequence ATGACCCCGGCCGAACCCTCGTCCGATCGCGCCCTTCTCGACCACTCCCGCGCCCTCATCCGCTCCCTCCAGACGCGCGAGGGCGCCTACCCCGCCAGCCCCTCGTTCTCCGCCTACAAGGGATTCTGTTGGTTCCGCGACGGCGCCTTCATCGCCGACGGCATGTCAGCTGCTGGCGAGGTCGACTCCGTTGACGCCTTCTTCGCATGGTGCGCCAGCGTCGTGCGCCGCTACGGCGACAACATCCGCGCCGCGGTTGACGGGGCGGCGGCAGGCGCACCACTCGCCGACGCCGACATGCTCCCCGCTCGCTTTACGTTCGACGGCGGCCGCGACGGCGGCGACGACTGGTGGGACTTCCAACTCGACGGCTTTGGCACGTGGCTGTGGGCCCTCGACGCTCACGCGAAACGGCACGGCAGCGACATTCGCCCGCATGCCGACGCCGTCGCGCTCACGGTCGACTACCTCATCTCCTCGTGGGATCGCCCCTGCTTCGACTGGTGGGAGGAACACGACGAGCAGATTCACATCTCGACGCTCGGTTGCGTCGGGGCTGGCCTCGAAGCTGCGGCCCGCATGGGCGTCCTCGACGCGGCGCGCACAGAGGCCGCGGCCTCCGCCGCCGACGCGATTCGCCACGTCATCCTTTCCCAGGGCGTTGTCGACGGCCACTTGGTCAAATGGATCGGGACGACGGCGGTAGACGCCTCGCTCACGGCGCTGATCTCGCCACTCGGCTTCATTCCAGCGGATCACCCTGTTGCGAGATCAACCGTCGACGCTGTCGAGTCAGAGCTCGCGGTGGACGACGGAGTGCACCGATTCGCGGCCGACACCTTCTATGGCGGGGGCCAGTGGCCGCTGCTGAGTTGCTTCGTCGGCCTCGCGCGGTTCGCGCTTGGCGACGCCGACAAGGCCGCCGCGTACTTTGACTGGGCCGTATCGACGGCCACGCCCTCCCTCGACCTGCCTGAACAGGTCGATCGCCACTTGCTGGCGCCGGAGCGCCGCCAAGAGTGGATCGACAAATGGGGGGAAGTGGCCACCCCACTGCTGTGGTCGCACGCCATGGTGCTTCGACTCGCAAAGGAACTCGACCGATGA
- the lepB gene encoding signal peptidase I, with protein MTAWLREILIVLASALVLSLLLKTFVFQSFWIPSGSMENTLEVKDRILVSLWRPGPLDVRRGDVVVFKDPGGWLGPSNEPEPTGLAKGWNDFATFVGLLPQDAGEHLVKRVIGLPGETVACDPATDTVSINGVDLVEDYIKPGTTTCTNGWEVTVPEGRVWVLGDNRSNSADSRAHLGEPGGGMVPVDNIVGTAFVTAWPFDHWKTFGNPY; from the coding sequence GTGACCGCGTGGCTGCGCGAGATCCTCATCGTGCTTGCCAGCGCGCTGGTGTTGTCACTGCTGCTCAAGACCTTCGTCTTCCAGTCGTTCTGGATCCCTTCGGGGTCCATGGAGAACACGCTTGAAGTGAAGGACCGCATCCTCGTGTCGCTGTGGCGGCCGGGCCCACTGGACGTCCGGCGCGGTGACGTCGTCGTGTTCAAGGACCCTGGCGGATGGCTCGGCCCTTCGAACGAGCCGGAACCTACTGGCCTCGCCAAGGGCTGGAATGACTTCGCCACCTTCGTCGGCCTGTTGCCTCAAGACGCCGGCGAACACCTGGTCAAGCGCGTCATCGGCCTGCCGGGCGAGACCGTCGCTTGCGACCCCGCCACGGACACCGTCTCGATCAACGGCGTCGATCTTGTTGAGGACTACATCAAGCCTGGAACCACCACGTGCACCAACGGGTGGGAGGTCACGGTGCCAGAGGGCCGCGTCTGGGTCTTGGGGGACAACCGCTCGAACTCTGCGGATTCTCGCGCCCACTTGGGTGAGCCCGGTGGCGGCATGGTGCCAGTCGACAACATCGTCGGCACTGCTTTTGTGACCGCGTGGCCTTTTGATCACTGGAAGACGTTCGGCAATCCCTACTAA
- a CDS encoding sugar ABC transporter substrate-binding protein: protein MHKSAIAGVGIVAALALTLTACSSSDEPDASRGGATSDAAEPVTITYSNFISNGGNEENLAAIVDAFEAENPTITVDVTTMPYADYFTALQTDLAAGTTADVFDIEYATYPTYQSAGAFAPLEGVDTSVYRGDIAAAYQTDGVSYALPTSFSTVVLYFNKDLFDAAGLDYPTSDWTWEDEKAAAEALTDADAGVWGDYQPISYYEFYKALVQAGGQFLNDDGTSVAFDSPEGIAAAEWLVGKSGSTMPTAEQGAGTPDFDTSLWADGKLAMWHSGIWMFGAAADSGFAWDIAVEPGDAQNASAVFSNAVAVSANSSHKEAAQKFAEYLTASQVMVDTRLSAGWELPAISDEALLATYLDQGEPDNRQAVFDSLDGIALPPVIGDNQAEMQDIVGAELTEAAAGRKSLEDAIASAASQINDLLG, encoded by the coding sequence ATGCACAAGTCAGCAATCGCCGGGGTCGGCATCGTCGCCGCCCTCGCACTGACGCTCACCGCGTGCTCGTCGAGCGACGAGCCCGATGCGTCCCGAGGGGGCGCCACGTCAGACGCAGCCGAGCCCGTCACCATTACGTACTCGAACTTCATCTCCAATGGCGGCAATGAAGAGAACCTCGCCGCCATCGTCGACGCCTTCGAGGCGGAGAACCCCACCATCACCGTCGACGTGACGACGATGCCGTATGCCGACTACTTCACCGCCCTGCAGACCGACCTGGCGGCTGGTACCACTGCCGACGTCTTTGACATCGAGTACGCGACCTACCCGACGTACCAGTCGGCGGGAGCCTTCGCCCCCCTCGAGGGCGTCGACACCTCCGTGTACCGCGGCGACATCGCCGCCGCGTACCAAACCGATGGCGTCTCCTATGCGCTGCCCACCTCGTTCTCCACGGTGGTCCTGTACTTCAACAAGGACCTCTTCGACGCTGCAGGGCTTGACTACCCGACGTCCGATTGGACGTGGGAAGACGAGAAGGCGGCAGCCGAGGCGCTGACGGACGCGGACGCAGGGGTGTGGGGCGACTACCAGCCGATCTCCTACTACGAGTTCTACAAGGCGCTCGTGCAGGCAGGAGGCCAGTTCTTGAACGACGACGGCACCTCCGTCGCCTTCGACTCTCCTGAGGGAATCGCTGCGGCCGAATGGCTCGTAGGCAAGTCTGGTTCCACCATGCCGACGGCGGAGCAGGGTGCGGGAACGCCTGACTTCGATACCTCCTTGTGGGCCGACGGCAAGCTCGCCATGTGGCACTCAGGCATCTGGATGTTCGGCGCCGCCGCTGACAGTGGCTTCGCGTGGGACATTGCAGTCGAGCCGGGAGACGCTCAGAACGCGTCGGCCGTGTTCTCCAACGCGGTTGCCGTCTCTGCCAACTCCTCCCACAAGGAGGCCGCGCAGAAGTTCGCCGAGTACCTCACCGCGTCCCAAGTGATGGTGGACACGCGCCTGAGCGCTGGCTGGGAGCTGCCCGCTATCTCTGACGAGGCTTTGCTGGCCACGTACCTCGACCAGGGCGAGCCCGACAACCGTCAGGCAGTGTTCGACTCGCTCGACGGCATCGCCTTGCCGCCTGTCATTGGCGACAACCAGGCCGAGATGCAAGACATCGTCGGTGCAGAGTTGACGGAAGCCGCCGCCGGTCGCAAGTCGCTCGAGGACGCCATCGCCTCTGCCGCCTCCCAGATCAACGACCTCTTGGGCTAG
- the trmD gene encoding tRNA (guanosine(37)-N1)-methyltransferase TrmD, producing the protein MRIDVVSIFPEFFSVLDVSLLGKARQSELVQVAVHDLREWAAVKADGSPDVHRTVDDAPFGGGAGMVMKPDVWGRALDDVLEPGGVLVIPSPAGIPFTQALAAELAQAGQLAFACGRYEGIDARVAEHYEAQGFRVVELSLGDYVLNGGEVAAVAMIEAITRLIPGFMGNAESIVEESHADGLLEYPSYTRPASWRGLDVPEVLLSGHHGKIEAWRREQQIIRTRERRPDLLAGHDDGVAQ; encoded by the coding sequence GTGCGGATTGACGTTGTCTCGATCTTCCCTGAGTTCTTCTCCGTGCTCGACGTGTCGCTGTTGGGCAAAGCCCGCCAGTCTGAACTTGTCCAGGTTGCCGTTCACGACCTGCGCGAGTGGGCCGCGGTCAAGGCCGATGGAAGCCCCGACGTTCACCGCACCGTCGACGACGCCCCGTTCGGTGGCGGTGCGGGCATGGTAATGAAGCCCGACGTGTGGGGACGCGCTCTTGACGACGTGCTGGAGCCAGGCGGGGTGCTTGTCATTCCCAGCCCAGCGGGAATCCCCTTCACTCAAGCCCTCGCGGCCGAACTGGCGCAGGCAGGCCAGCTCGCCTTCGCTTGCGGACGCTATGAGGGCATCGACGCGAGGGTCGCCGAGCACTATGAAGCGCAAGGCTTCCGCGTCGTCGAACTGTCGCTCGGTGACTACGTGCTCAACGGGGGAGAAGTGGCTGCGGTCGCGATGATCGAGGCGATCACCCGGCTGATCCCTGGCTTCATGGGCAACGCGGAGAGCATCGTCGAGGAAAGCCATGCCGACGGCTTGCTTGAGTACCCTTCGTACACCAGGCCAGCGTCGTGGCGTGGTCTCGACGTGCCAGAGGTGCTCCTGAGCGGGCACCACGGCAAGATCGAGGCATGGCGGCGTGAGCAGCAGATCATTCGCACGCGTGAACGGCGCCCCGACTTGCTCGCAGGCCACGACGACGGTGTGGCACAATAG